taaatgcatgatttttagctaattaaatacatattttattgttgaaaagaaaattaattttcaaaagacATTCAAGAATATGTGAAACATGACCAACAGTAATGATGTCCACATTTGGAGTAATTACttgaaacatttttcaaacaagaacaaacaaaaacccaGAAAGGATGGACAGTTACTGAGCTGTATAAATTGTAATCCGAATGTGTTGCTTTTCCATATGTTAAAATTGTTTCACAACTGTTTGCTCCTTTATTTTGCTAGCAAGCCACTTTGCAACTAGCCATAATACCTTTGACTTATGAGTGTAATacagttcgtttgttttttgtaattttttcacaataatattttttaggCAGTTCTAGCAATGACAGTTACTAACATTTGGTATTCAGTACTGTGTAAAAGCATTAAACCAAagtaaaaaattagatttcaggctactttcaaagaatagtggaaggtaaacatttgattaatattCATAGTTAATATACCAGAAACTTGCTGGAAGTAGTTGAGTTTAGCAAACAGTTAGTATTTTGTGTGTctcattttgctttaataactgcagacaatcTTTCAAGTATTGTTTTGACATTTAATCAAAGgatcctttgggattttactccagatgtctctaatacactcctataaagtttattttgaagTAACTTTTGATCTATCAGATCCTAGATCTGGGTTAATATTGGAGTTCTTTTGGGGCTTCTGTATCATTTGAATGAGTCTTAGCATTTTCGTTTTTAGCCAAGTAACTTCTGAATATGTTGGATGAGTGTttagggtcattatcttcttggcaGAAGAATCCTttaccactgggtataccatgacagaTCATTATCTGATGGTACATGCAAAGGtacattattccatttatttttcaagtatcTCCTGCTGCCTCAGCAAATCCTTCACAAACCATCACACTTCCTCCTCCATGTTTCATGGTATATGCACTGAGATAAGTACCTTTCAACCTTTTTCTGTTGGACTTACAATGTATGCTTTTAACCAATTCCATTGTTGTTGAGTCTTAATATTGTACAtgtggacacttttctgtcatttgttaCATGATCATTTATCTCATGCTCGAGATTGGTAGCAgttttccttctgtcctgaaggctgcataaacaaagatacttaacatcagtatcattgagtctAGGTGTtgtgcctcttttttttttttttcaaatttttctgtCTAAGTCTCATTTCAGATCCCAAATTTGATCATTATGTTGATTTAAGCAGAACTGTTGTGACaagcccttggtacaagtatatgggaattctaaagaatgataagtattctcaccttggttcattcagttgtcaacagggataagtgaagcattaccataatgttaaaatttacattgtgTAATGGCACGGAGGAATTAGTcccataaaatgaaaagaatgacaaaatattctcttgtcctaacacttttgcacagtactgtattaATTAGAGAAAACCTTAAACAGGTTTTACTTTAGATAtctttgataattttaaaaatttaattatgggatttagtttttgatttttttcaactatataaaaatttatataataataatacagcttTATGAAATTAGTCAGTTTGTCTACAGTTtctaatacattttttgtttctgttttgccATCTGACTTTGtgacaatgtttttgttttgtttgtttagttcaATCCCAGTGGTAACAAGTTTTACACTCTAACAGTTATTCAATAACTTTgactaattttatgttaatatgcaTTACTATAGGAGATGGACCTTCTTGAACCAAATGCAGACGTCTACAAGTTAATGGGACCTGTGTTGGTTAAACAAGACCTTGAAGAGGCACAACAGAATGTTGCTAAGAGAATAgaatatataacaaatgaactgtaagaatatagaatatataacaaatgaactgTAAGAATATAGAATGTATAACAAATGAACTGTAAGAGAAtagaatatataacaaataaactgtaagagaatagaatatataacaaatgaactgtaagaatatagaatatataacaaatgaactgtaagaatatagaatatataacaaatgaactgtaagaatatagaatatataacaaatgaactgTAAGAGAATAgaatatataacaaatgaactgTAAGAGAATAGAATATATAACATGAACTGTAAGAGAATAGAATATATAACATGAACTGTAAGAGAATAGAATATGTAACAAATGAActgtaagaatatagaatatataacaaatgaactgtaagaatatagaatatataacaaatgaactgTAAGAGAATAgaatatataacaaatgaactgtaagaatatagaatatataacaaatgaactgTAAGAGAATAgaatatataacaaatgaactgTAAGAGAATAgaatatataacaaatgaactgTAAGAGAATAGAATATGTAACAAATGAACTGTAAGAGAATAGAATATGTAACAAATGAACTGTAAGAGAATAgaatatataacaaatgaactgtaagaatatagaatatataacaaatgaactgtaagaatatagaatatataacaaatgaactgTAAGAGAATAgaatatataacaaatgaactgTAAGAGAATAGAATATATAACAAAAGAACTGTAAGAGAATAgaatatataacaaatgaactgTAAGCGACTGAGCTTATTACTAATTTAGCACAATTTCTGGGAGTTATTCTAATATACTTGAtttctttttttcctcttttacTTTTCTAATTATCTATTGTTTAGATTTGTAAACcaacattttcattatttctatttgtTACTACTAAAATCAATAATCTTTcaaattatatgtgtgtgtatgtatttataaatgtatattaagaaTCATAGTTTATGGAACACAGATTCACAGTTTCATAATgacttataaatttatattaaaatataacaaaaacaatctaTCTCACTGAAACTGAACTTCATTATTAAAGTCAAAATATATggacagatttttatttttacatgataaatattaaaagtcGTTTTGCAAGAAATATCTTTACAGTATTTGGATTGCATTAAGTTCCTGGTAATTGTTAGGTTGAACTTACCACACTGGTACTTGATGTCCACAAGCATTACAAGTTTATGTATCTAATATGTGGAACAACATGTGGTTATTTATTATAgaagaaataatagaaataaagttaatgttcaataaaatatttcgaataAAAACTGAATCTAATAATAGTTGACTGGGATATCACATGAGTTATTGagagtgaaaattaaaataactaaatattagcATTCACAGAGAAAAGAAACTCTCACTTAATGGAAGAGTATTATACCATCAGAACACAGTAAAACAAAGATGGGACTTTTACAGCAAATCATGACTTTCCCAGAAACCTAGCTTTCTTCTCAAAGTTTGGAATCTTCTCCAAGAATACCAAAACTGAATTTACAGTACACTTTCTCTCTCTGCAGTAGATAGATGACCATTTAGAAAATTGAAACTAGGATGTTAAAGTATTTCTGCTCCATGTCAGAGTTGTAAGGTATTCTTCTACACATCAGTTATATATTGTAATTGTCTCTTGAAACAGTGGATAAATTCTCAAGCAGATAGTCTGCAGAATGAAACACTTCATGCAGAATTTAGCATGACCTTAACTAGATTTAGGATGTTCcagattaaaactttaaaaaaattcaaaaatatatttcctgtGGAAGAGTATGAAAAATATAGTATTCATACAACAATTCTTTTTACTCTAATCTTTGGTTTGTGTTcaagttaaatttaaaagtaaatttaataccaGTTTAAAAGCAACAGTGAGATCTAGGATAATCATATGAAAACCACAACTACTGGTCAGACTAGACACTGATACCATGGAATGTCATAGGACACAAAACATAGTAATGCATAgacaaaattcataaacataacATAGATTCTCTATTGCATATTTCTATCTATATGAATGTTACACAACAAAATAACCTTTTAAAATCTAAAaccattaaatgaaaatattctataGATGATAATGCACTTTAGCCCTCTGTTGACAAAGCATGGTGACTAGAATTTAAAATtgtagtaaatatattaaaatagtgaACAGAATAcaaaatagaattttttaaaatacacaaaagttattaaattgcATCTATAatagtatgtaaaatatttatttttatcaactttCTCTTTGTAACCTGTACTTTTATATAGTGCAAGTGTATAAATACATACGTAATATGCATTCTAGCTTAAGCACTTGCATCTTTTGTGTATTTGAAAGGTGAAACTGATGTAATGAGTACATAATATTTGATGATGAAattctttgtattattatttgtggaATGTCAGAGAAGAGttacttgttataaaacattagtattaggactgttatatttttaacactgaattCTATATTTAGTCCCTTAGAGATTTTCAAgagtttataataatagtattctaaCTGCACTATTTGCTCTATCCATTGCTGACAGCACATTTTACACAAGCCAGAACTCATCAGGCACACTAGGACACAAGAAACATAGTAATGGTTGGAACATAGTTTCACTGCATtctttttacttgaaaaacaactgaaattcaAATACTACAAATTCACATTCTACGTAACTTCTCACAACTGACAATAAGATggaaaaatgtgttgttttagtatagtaataatttggtgtttttttacGTCAACAGGAAAAGGCATGACTCTACCCTTGCTGAACTTGAAAAGAAACAAGATGGACAACGagaagtaataaacaaaattcaGCAACAGTTTCAACAGGCTCAAGTAAAGGCAGCAATGAAGGCATAATGTGTGTAATATAAACACTGCTGTAACTTTGTTAACTAAgagatacattattttaatttccattaaAAAGCCTAAAATGTAGCagataaaaactaacattttaattaatagtttttctTGAGTATTTTTTTGAAGCTGTACACATTTAAGGTATTTCACATTAACTACTTTGAAGTtgcattattatttaattgaaaacattttataatattttgcattAAGAAGGCAAAGTCTGTAACAAGTCTGGTATCGTGTTTTTTGaatgtgtaacaaaatgttaaataaatgttttgttctatttggttttctgtgtttgttttgtactataaaattgaaaaaaaatcatatttttacagTATAAGTATATTATACATTGGTCTTAGCTGTTCAAGTTTGTATAGTTTCTGAATGttaatgaatttttttcagtGCTGTTTTTGTATATCAGtaccttttttaaaaataatgtatatatgaaTTAAATAATTCTAAGAAATATTAAACCTAACAAATAGAATTTTATGCTGAAAGGTTAAGTAAGTGAGATAAATTTCTGATGTGAGGGAATAGCTTGCCCTTCAGACAGTTTCCTGTGTTTAAAAACCCAAATGTTTTCTTGTGTGCTTAAAGAAGaattctgtttaatttttgtctttaGAAGTTGTTCATTATACAAAGGTTCACCATTACTGGATGAAACAAGTTCGTTTAACCTTACCTTAAATTAAGATAAAGGATTATTCAGTATTATTCTTGGTTTTTTTATGTAGGAAATGCAGTTTTTGTGATTGTAATAAATTTGTCTAACAAATACAGCTTACTTATCTAGTTTGTTCACTGTTCAATTGCTAGATAAAATACACTCATTTCAACCCGATTTGAACTTAGATGTACATCTgattttcaaacatgtttttaattccTTACATATCATGCATatctaaaaacagttttattaattttgctttATGTTACATTTCAACAACCAGCATTGGGTTTTGTCAATTTCATTACAATTCTTAATTAAAGTATACATGCATAATAAGATGAAAGACAAGTGATGCAAGGCTTGCAGTGTTGTTACTTAAGAAAATAGTTTTGAGTTTGAAACTTGTTCATCACAAAGGCATTGCTAAAGTCTGAAGGACAATGTCTTTAATCATTTGCATTTAAGAGACACTTTGTTCCAGTAATGATTATGAAATCTAAGGTAACAATATTTAAGATATGTGAAATATCCACTCAGTACATTAAGTTAGTGAATGGATAATGTGGCATTCTGTTACATGTTAATTCCAGTGTTTCTTTATGATAGCTGGTGTTGAAATTAATCTTGTGCACCCTTGTTATTTGGCATATTCGATTTCTTGATGACATCCTcaagtatattttttacattgcCATAACTGATGACATCTTTGTATTTCCTCATGCACTGATATAATATTCATTCTGTTTACACAATATTCTTCCTAAAGTGACATGGGAAATTGTAAGttacttcttttttctttctggTGTAGtgaaatttttgttaaaatgtctTTTAATGCTGGTTTGGATTTTAATCCTGCTGTGTTCCTGAATTTTCCAAGAATTCTTTGGAgattttcttctgtttattttatataaagatatatactcTGTTGTTGCATTTGTTGATGGTTTTCTGctgacattttattttgtttaaaatttatttattttataatgaggTGCTTTAGGTTTCCATTGGTCCTGAAGATACTTTACAATTCATGATACTCTTGTTGGTCTTGAGAagttaatttgttgtttactttCTAAACTTTTAACTATTCCATGTCTGGTGACACAAGGGTGATTTGctataaaatataagaatttgtgtttgtttttttgtgtacaTGTATTGTTAATGGTTTATTTTATGATGAGAACAACTACGAAGTAAACTTGTTCATTGATCTCATAATATCTGGTAAATAGAGTGGAGGGCTACATGTTGTTGAGGTGCCtatgaaataaatttactttGTTCTTGTACATGGtcaaattacaaaaatgttatctACATGTCAAAGCCAAATTCTGGGACTTTTTTTGGATACTGTATGCAAAGAATTAACCTACCAAAGTTACTACAAAAAGATAAACCCCGTTGGAGATCCAATCAACATGGAATCTGAAGTGAAATTTGcaaatttcaaatcaaacaacaACTTTTCAGATAAGTCAAATGATGTTTTACATTGATTTGTCACTTCTGTAACATTATACTTAAGACTTCATTCACTAGACATTTACTGAAGGTTGATATTACATAAATTATGTCTTATTCATTAATATAATGATCTccagaattaaaaaaattaaattatttactattaCATAAAAGGGTGTCAACATAAGAGCAAGTTTAGCAGAGGAAACCGACAATGAGATTACCTCATGATAAACTTCAGAAAGGCCTTAAAGCTGTGAAAAGACACTTTTCCAAACATTATGTTTGGAAATACCATGAAACCATTCAAATGATACAGATCACAAGTCCTATTACAGGAGAGCACCACTATCATTagacattataaacaaaatgaacAGTGGTTTAGATGAATATTAACAAGGACTTGATGTAAGTGCTAAGTATTTTGACATGTTACAAGTATATTGACTCTCCTGTCTaatttttgtgatttatattttgcataacttcaaaaatatatcttaaatgcTGTAACAGTAaggtattttatgtttattatactaACTGGAATAATGTTCCTCttgataaaattttcaatgtaGCTCCATAAAACATCAAGACAAGTGCACTTTTAACAAACTGTTAAAAAgggttaacaatatatatttaaaagaaattaataaactgTCTCTCATATTTTAACATTAGTTTCTTTACAGCATAAATTTTCTTGACTGACAATATTTCAAGTTTTGTGTGACCTgtctgtatattttaattaacatttgtaCTCAGAACCACTAAAGTCTGAAATGTAACCAAAGGTTTTTGAatagaagaaattatttttaatacatggaGAAACCTTGCAAAATATTCACTCTAACATCAGCTATATTGgacatgttttaaaacaaatacttttactttttagtactATAATTGAAGGAACAACTGAACTCCAATTTTAGAAATTGTGttgctgaaaataaaattaagttttagaaGTTAAAATCTATGTTGTGTAGTTTTGGAGAACTTTTATTTCTTACAACACATTCTTGTGTTCCACCTAAAAATACAATGTTCTTTAACAAATCATGCTttgatattttagaattaaataaCTGCACATTTCTGGTAGATTAATATAATCCATGCATTTTACTATGTGATACATGACTTacagaataaaagaaataaacacaagataTTAACTAATCTTACTTTACAGTTATTGTATGACATATTTGTAGGTGTTTATTATATTGGTGAAATAACACAACCAATTTCCTGGTGTGTATTGTACTGGGAGTGTTATTATCAGAAAGGCATGAATTCTTGTCAATATTTGGTACTTTTAGTTGCTTATGTTAAACAAATAGTggtatacaaaatattacattatgaaaacaaacttttgaaattgACATCTATAGTTAAATGAGTAAATATCATAAGAAATGAGGTTCCATCTACAGTAGTACACCCAGCATTTTAAATGAATTGAAGAAGATAATTATTTCCTGAAATGTTTTCCTCCCAAATAAAACTGACTTGAGGCTTACATAAATAAAGTGAATAACTGTGGTTAGCATAGAAGCAATATCATGGTTTTTCCCATTTTCTTTATTCAGAGTGAAAGATTCGAACTCCAGTAATTTTAAGTGAAATAACACTCTTGAAGTGTTTTACATGTTAGGATATTAACTACTTGGTATGAATTCATTCACTCTTATTAcatgttatttctaaataatattcaCATAAAAACTTCTGAAGTGTTAGTTCTTTATTGGAATATAAGATGCAAACAATACCACATCAGTTTTTTTacattcacataaaatatttgtcCTTACAAAtcacaaacatattaataaatattcagcTTTAATCAAAGACAGAAATTAAGGTCAAACAGCAATCACAAAAATTTCACTCACAAAAAATTGTCTAATTTACTATTGTTGTAATAGTTCTATAAGGGTAattcaataaaaagaaaatatatttacagcAATGCCAAAAATGGTGTGTAATTCTGGGTgagaattatatttaatacatacaaagatgtcaaatgaaatagaagagatattacattaacaattaCTTTGAACTCCACTATCTTTTCATGCACAAATACAAccatatgcaaaaataaaaatggtaataaCATATTGTGCCACCATACGACTTGAAATGGAAATAAATAGTCCACCAATCTTACAGTTACTAAACTTGTCTTAATAAAGTATGTGATTTTGTTGGTATTGTTCAAAGATTAATGCTATTTGTTGCTGTCCTTAcctttgaactactgaccagaattACAGTTACTAAACTTGTCTCAATAAAGCATAAGTGATTTTGTTGATATTGTACAAATATTGAATGGTTCAAAGATTAATACTATGTGCTGCTGTCCTTAACTTTGAATTACTGACCAGAGGAAAGGTAATCAATCAGCACAATTCTATCAATTACCACTTACACTGAAGGCcagtcactcttataatatacccacagcttaaagtacagtgactattttgttgttatcacaCAGATTCAAACCTGGGTAACCAGATCCCAAATCCAGAGCTTTACCACAAGGAAAACTCTGCCATCAATgtcaaattaaaaccaaaaagaaatttttagaaataacttttattaaaatatttactagtTTACTGGAGATAACAGCTCATAATTTTGtctttaacattttaatgtgttaGATTTTTCTAACAGTCTACTGGTACTATatgtgaatttatttaaaaaataaaataactaa
This genomic window from Tachypleus tridentatus isolate NWPU-2018 chromosome 10, ASM421037v1, whole genome shotgun sequence contains:
- the Pfdn6 gene encoding prefoldin 6 gives rise to the protein MAAYEGLQKRLSQELEKYKLLQKDFQKTYSLRQQLEGQLNENNIVKEEMDLLEPNADVYKLMGPVLVKQDLEEAQQNVAKRIEYITNELKRHDSTLAELEKKQDGQREVINKIQQQFQQAQVKAAMKA